GGAACTTTTCCCCACCAGCTGAGGGAAAATATGCAAATTATATAACTTTCCTGAACAAGTGTCTTGAGACTTCGTCAGAACCCACTTCTCGCCTGCAGGTACGAAACCTGCATTACCCATAACGTTTATTATTTCTTACTCTCCAGAACACTGTCAGCAGAGGGAATGTTCAACTACCTCCGGAAACGCTTTACCAGCCACATCAGAGAACGTAGCCGGCGAAAGGCAAGGCTTGTCTCTAAAGATGGGAGGTGTAACATAGAGTTTGGCAATGTAGAACAGTCAAGGTTTGTCTTTTTGATTGATATATGGACAACTATCCTGGATCTCAGGTGGAGATACAAAATGACTATCTTCATTTCAGCATTCTTAGGCAGCTGGTTTCTGTTTGGCCTCCTCTGGTACGGTGTGGCATACATACACAAAGATCTTCCAGAATTCAATCCTTCCATAAATCACACCCCCTGTGTTGAGAATATCAACGGCCTGACTTCAGCTTTCCTGTTCTCCTTGGAGACCCAGGTAACCATCGGTTATGGCTTCAGATGTGTCACAGAACAATGCGCCACTGCTATTTTCCTGCTCATCTTCCAGTCTATCCTGGGGGTCATCATCAATTCCTTTATGTGTGGTGCCATCTTGGCCAAGATATCGAGGTCCAAAAACCGGGCTAAGACCATCACCTTCAGCAAGAATGCTGTCATCAGCAAACGTGGCGGGAAGCTCTGCCTCCTTATTCGCGTGGCAAACCTCAGGAAGAGTCTGCTGATTGGGAGCCACATCTACGGAAAGCTTCTGAAGACCACCATCACCCCAGAAGGGGAAACAATCATTTTGGACCAGGTCAACATAGAATTCGTAGTTGATGCTGGCAACGAGAATCTCTTCTTCATTTCCCCTTTAACTATTTATCACATAATAGATAAGAACAGCCCCTTCTTCCACATGGCAGCAGAAACCATTCTGCAGCAAGATTTTGAATTGGTGGTGTTTCTAGATGGCACCGTTGAAGCCACTAGCGCTACCTGTCAAGTGAGGACATCCTACATCCCAGAAGAGGTGCTCTGGGGTTATCGCTTTGCTCCCATTGTGTCCAAGACCAAAGAAGGGAAATACAGAGTAGACTTCCAGAACTTCAGCAAGACAGTGGCAGTGGAAACTCCCCACTGTGCCTTCTGTCTGTACAATGAGAAAGAAGCTAAagccaaagagaagaaaggctATGACAATCCTAGCTTTGTCTTGTCAGAAGTTAGTGAAACCAGTGACACAAAAATGTAGTTCCAGATGGTCATGGGactgtatctttttttcataatgaaTTCAATCTTGAGAGGATTAATAActtagtaaaacaaaaaaaagacacaggtttggttttgctctAAAACAGCATTTATCTTCTCAAAAGCCTCAAATCGAAGAGGAACAATACCAGTGATCTTCAGAACACTATTTAACTACACTATATATATTTCatagaatttatatttttatacctTTGGGACATTTTATGAAGCTGCTATGTTGGAATGTCCAACTCACTTAAGTTCCCAGAGGCATGCAGTTCTGTTTAAAAGCCTGAAAAGATGGAGAGGAACTTTAGGGCGTGTCAAAGATACCCAGCTGTTGGAAAGAGAACATGAAAAGGGGAGACAGAAGGCAAAGCTAAAGAAACCTAAGGGTCTTAGGAGCCAAAACCTCAAAAAATTGTATGTTTCTGGTTGCCAAAGTCCTCTGTGAAAGCAGACTCTCTGGCTCCGGAACACTTGAGCACTTTTGAACATTTTGAAAcaattccttctttctttgaGGCCGGTACATCTACAGAAATGGAGCATTAAGGGACAGTACCTGCTTAGGGAGCTGGCAAAGACAAAGCTTGGACCACCCTGCTGCATCTAGAGCTCTGTAAAATACAGCTTCTCTCCTGTGAAAGCCTTTGAttcttttcagggaaaaataaccaaatggaaatgaaaagtgaaaaagcaagGAGAAGCAGAGACCCGctgtgggagaaggggaagTTTGCTGCTTATTCCAACTGGCTCACCCTTCAGATACTCTTCTCTCCACTTCCCCAGGAGCTGGCTAACTGTGAAATTAGGAAGCATCTGAAGACAACTGTCCAGAAAGAAGGTGAGCCACAGCGGGGAGCTGAAGAGCACACGGATTGCTTCGCACCTGGCAGAAGAGCAATCcactgggagaagagaggaaattcCCAGCTCTAGATGTATCCTTCAAATGCAAACACAGATTATCTTCTCCTTTGATGCATGAAGGTcttgttaaaacaaaaacacagcatAGGAGCTTCCCACCAACAGTGGGCTTAAGATTTAGTTCCAAACTGTCCATCTCACCACAGCAAAATGTGTATCCCTACAGGAAACATGCTCTGCTCAGTGGTAGCTAAGTGGTGGTGAACATTTTCCGGGTATGATTTTTGACATTTAAGTTTCAAATGCAACAAGAAGCATCAATAATTTTGGTGAATTTCCACTTCCTCACagccttccccccttccccccccgtCCCCAACTAGTTCTTTTGCTGACAGTTCAAGTGGCAGACCAAAGAGAGGGTTTTTGGGAACTCTTCCCGGTGATGTAATTCAGCTCATCTATTTTCAACTCTGTGGTAAAATGGaagcatctttttaaaaactgctggaCTGAGCGGTTTTAAAGGAAGGGGAGAATTAAGCAGGTCAAATGATGACAAGACAAAGCTATTTTGCAAATGAACGTAACGGGAGTATGGAAATCAAACTCTGGGAACCAAGAGTGTTCAGGTTTCAGTCCCAGTGTAGTATCAACTCCTTTGTTGGTTCAGAACAAATCACTTTCATATGTATCTCAGATTTGCCATCTGTAACACGGGACATAAAGTACTTAAGCTGTACAAAGAACAATGTTACGAACAATTATGTCACTAAAGCACTTTAAAAGCCAATTCTCAACTGTCTCAATCTTTCCCCTTTTCAATACACCACTTTTACACCCTTCTTTACTTCTAGATGGAAAGGTCAGCACACAAAGTTCTGTTCTCACCACGCGTCAGAATTACTAAAAATGGCTGTGCTAAGGCTACAACTATGGAATGCTGGAACTGCCAGCCAAAACCTTTAAGGTAATGCACAGATATTGCCCAATATTTCAAGTGTACTGTTTTTGCAACCTTGAAAAGCGACATTGTcaactataaaaatatttttacagtcccAAATACGACAGCACTTGAGCCCCTCCAACCATTCGTGCATCCCAGGTTGCCTGCTTGGAAGGATGGCTGTTTTATCCTCCGGTCTGAATGGCACACCGCAGCACAGTGAGCGATGGGTGGCCATCCGCAGAACTCCAGGGGGGAGCGGGGAAGTAAAATGAAGTCTCAAGAGTCCCAGGCTTGTCTGAATCAAAAGGCTGTGTGCTGCTCAGCCCTTCCATAGCTGCTGCTACATTTCCTTTATAGGCTTCCTGTACAGTTGCCCTGTGTGTAACTTCCCTAGAAAGCAGTACGGCTGGTATTCGAGGCTTACAAGTTTTACCTCCTACCCTGGGAGAAGAGATGCACCAAGACACCCGTAATAGAAACAGAAAGATAGCCTTCACTGTACAAAAAAAGCAAGACCATAGTAAATCCATTTAAAAGGTCAAACCCAGCTATGCAATGAGGAGACTGGGAAGATTCCTATTTTCTTTAAGTAAAGCTGGTTCGGGATGTTACTGCTAGGGGTGGAAAAATATAACCAAATACTACTCCAGTGCCTGTCCAGGAGGAAGTGTACATCCTCCAAAGTTTAAAGGGTCCCTGAATAATGCACTTTCAGGCCCGGCCCTTGGAAAGCCATCTCAAAATCCTAAACCTCCAAGTTCTTCACGACACAGCTTTTTAACCTTTCGCCCTATGTCTCTACAGCAGAAGCATGAGGAGGCGTTATTCCTTGTCTAGAAGTATTACGTGCCACCACAGCTCAAACAGAAGGTACTCGATCTCACTGAAAGGGCCGTTACCTGTTGTTCATTCTTCGTTGGCAGTTACACCTGCCTCAGAAGGTGGCCCTGCTGCCAACACTAAGGGAAGGGAGACTGCACTCTTTTTGCACGTTTTGGCGTTACAGAGAGGGGACCGACTACTGCATGATCAGAGAAGACACGAGGGGGACATACCCAAATTTGAGAGGGCCGCGGCTGAGCTATCAAGCTTGCTTAGAGGAGGATCATAGCGGGACCTAAATGGGAATCTCGGAATGAAACCCTCCTCCTGTGAGCCGCCTGCTGATTGTCACTTCAGGAAACGCCTGCCGGTCCCCTCCTGCCAGCGGTGCACCGCGCAGGAGATAGAGCGCTGTAGtcagagcccagcagcaggagaacAATGAGTGGAATTTCCTCTTTCTGTCCAGAGAGGGCTGTTTGTCACCAGAGAGATAAAggcccagggcaggggaaaaAGGGTTATCGGGAGACATGCTGCATACAGTGCCACTCAGGACAGACTCCATAGGAAATCTATTTTGGGGGCTGTCACCCCTGCTGCCATTAAAAGAAAGTTCAGTTAAGaggatgaaaataaatttaatcttGCTGAGCAGAAGTGGCTGGAGGGAACCACAGACCCGATACTGGAAAACAAAGACTGGTTGCTTTACCCGTGACACCATTTCGTTTTTTACATCTCCACAAGGCTCTCTTCTCAAGCCTTATGGTTCTCTTGTCCCTCCCTGTCCCTCCAGGCTTCCCATGCTGTCCCAGCAACAACTAGTCCTCTCCACAAGTGGAACATGCTATGGAGGCCACCAGCTTAGTCAGTACAAAGCAAAGGACTGAAGAGCAAGTCCCGTCTCTTCAGGAGAAGAAATCAGACCATGCGCTTACTGCTGGATTAAGGCCTAAAGGATTTAGCTGTGACAGTGTTCGCCAAGCTGCTAGGCTTGGGAATAACGTGTCTGCACTAAATTTAATTTATCTTCTCATTTCACAAACAACATGTTTCTtctactgtatttattttaaacattcattCAAGCTGTGCATAATATTTCAATCATTTTGAAATAGATTTACCCTCCTGCTGGCAAATGAATAAGGCATCCTGCTGACTGCTGGAGAATGGGCCATGAattaaaataactgcttttaGCAAACTGACATATGCTAGTTAGCTGTCTCCACACACTCTCTGGTAGTAACTGGTGAAAAGAGACccctaaataataataataataataaaaacagaccCTGGCAAGCCATTTAGATACTCATAGTGACTTGCATGGTTGGAATGTGGCAGACCACTGCTAACTAGCTCACAGCAACTGCCTGGATAACTCCTGCGTGTACACGCTTCCTTGTAAACTCAGCTACTCACCCATAaacaagccagcagtgtgcaAAGCCCCGACACAAACGAGAGCAGCTGAGGTGTCATAtcctctttcctctccccaggcAGCAAACTGATGTGGTTAGACTCATGCGAATTCAGCTGGGAAGAGCCTttatttccccttcccttttatTTTGCCCCCTTCCATTCACGCCCGCCTTGAACTGTCATGGTGCTGGCCCAATTCCTGTTCCCCACACAAGCAGGGAGAAACCACAGCACAACATGAGGAATGCAAGCAGAGCCCCTGCCGCGGCAGGGATGGGGGAAGCCGAGCAAGTTCCTAAACCCTCTGGTGAATCTGTGCCTACACAGCTTCTCGCTGCAGCCTGGGGAACCTCTGCGACAGCACCGTCACCGCCCTAAATCCTATATAACCCGGTGAGGATGCCACTGGAACAAAAGCGAGGAAGGCTGAAGCCCTCTCTCCACCGTGGCTAGAGCACACAATACGTTTCCTGAGGCCAAGCTGACATTCCTGCGGTGGAAGCATCTGCCTGGGGGAGCTTACAGCTTGAATAAACTCACTGCTGCACCAGGCAGACCAATTCTCCCTGCTCCAGAGAGCTGGGCAAGCAAGGGGAGGCTGGAAAGGAGACAATCTCTCTTCGCACCTCAATTTGCACGCTGCTAGCTAAATTTAAGCAAAGTGTTGAAGCCCTTGCTCTCCTGGGTGGCCGCATCCCGAGCAAGCTCTGCAGAGACGAAGTTAGGACAACCCACCGCAGAGGCGAGCGAGGGTGCTGGAGGCGGCGCAGGGGTGATGCCAGAGGGACGGGAGCGGTGCCCTGAGCGCCTTCTGCCTTGCTGCCGCTGGATGGCAGCCCTTACCTCCAGATCAGCCGCAGAGCCGGCCCCGACCTCCCCGCCGgcagcagccccggccccggcagcagccccggccccggcagcagccccggccccggcagcgCAGCAAGCGCAACAGCGCGAACCACGGCAGCCTCGAAAGCGCAAAGCAAGAATTTATTGGGACTGTTCCTCAGTTTATTACACAAAGTTTAATGCATTTAGTGACTTTTTTTTGGCATGAGCTCTGCTAGCTGGATATATTTAGCCACTTCACAGAAGTGTTGGGGGACTTAATTCACTGCAATGAATTCGGAGGTGATGTGTAAGTGGAGGGTTGGGGGCTGTAAACATCACCTCTGCAGTGGCATCTAAAGCACCCTTAACAGAGTCTGCAGTAGGTGGGGTGGGTTAGTAATAGCAAGGCTGGGTCTGGGGAGACCTGTATTCTGTGTCCAACTCTGTT
This sequence is a window from Phalacrocorax aristotelis chromosome 22, bGulAri2.1, whole genome shotgun sequence. Protein-coding genes within it:
- the KCNJ1 gene encoding ATP-sensitive inward rectifier potassium channel 1 — encoded protein: MFNYLRKRFTSHIRERSRRKARLVSKDGRCNIEFGNVEQSRFVFLIDIWTTILDLRWRYKMTIFISAFLGSWFLFGLLWYGVAYIHKDLPEFNPSINHTPCVENINGLTSAFLFSLETQVTIGYGFRCVTEQCATAIFLLIFQSILGVIINSFMCGAILAKISRSKNRAKTITFSKNAVISKRGGKLCLLIRVANLRKSLLIGSHIYGKLLKTTITPEGETIILDQVNIEFVVDAGNENLFFISPLTIYHIIDKNSPFFHMAAETILQQDFELVVFLDGTVEATSATCQVRTSYIPEEVLWGYRFAPIVSKTKEGKYRVDFQNFSKTVAVETPHCAFCLYNEKEAKAKEKKGYDNPSFVLSEVSETSDTKM